In Prunus dulcis chromosome 2, ALMONDv2, whole genome shotgun sequence, a single genomic region encodes these proteins:
- the LOC117617446 gene encoding putative nuclease HARBI1, with protein sequence MSIPEEEKEINQIICVTARLIELYYVKYIHKTPCMNDHQTGNIWLMGVLQGNESRCHNMFRMDKDVFTRLCDELQNNYGLKGSRRMSAAEMLGMFLNILGHGSANRQAQDRFQHSGETVSRYFSILLDVVCRLAVDVIKPLENAFTNTPKEILQDSRYMPHFKDCIGAIDGVHVQAVVSPSNQIPFIGRKGIPTQNVMAACNFDMQFIFACAGWEGTAHDTRIFLSALRDQSLHFPKPPNGKFYLVDAGYPQMRGYLGPYKGERYHLPDFRRGVQPMGHKEVFNHAHSSLRSVIERTFGVWKKRWSILRDMPSYPFAKQVKIVIATMTLHNYIRRHAKRDCHFDESEDDLNGTQDEEIERDVDAQQEDGPVTQEMEALRHHIAASLMSSSG encoded by the exons ATGTCCATTCCAGAAGAGGAGAAGGAGATCAACCAAATTATATGTGTCACTGCTCGTCTTATTGAACTTTATTACGTGAAATATATTCATAAGACCCCTTGTATGAATGACCATCAAACAGGGAATATTTGGTTGATGGGAGTGTTACAAGGAAATGAAAGTCGTTGCCATAATATGTTTAGGATGGATAAAGATGTATTTACAAGATTGTGTGATGAATTGCAAAACAATTATGGATTAAAGGGTTCAAGAAGAATGAGTGCTGCTGAGATGTTAGGGATGTTCTTGAACATCTTAGGACATGGATCTGCAAATAGGCAAGCACAAGATCGCTTTCAACATTCTGGTGAGACTGTGAGCAGATATTTTAGTATCTTACTTGATGTTGTATGTCGTTTAGCTGTGGATGTAATTAAACCATTGGAAAATGCGTTTACCAACACTCCAAAGGAAATCCTACAGGATTCTAGATATATGCCTCATTTCAAG GATTGTATTGGTGCTATAGATGGTGTTCATGTGCAAGCTGTAGTATCTCCTTCTAATCAAATACCATTTATTGGTAGAAAGGGGATACCTACCCAAAATGTGATGGCTGCATGCAATTTTGACATGcaatttatatttgcatgTGCCGGATGGGAAGGCACGGCCCATGACACAAGGATATTTCTATCGGCTTTACGTGATCAAAGTTTGCATTTTCCTAAACCTCCAAATG gaaaATTTTATCTAGTAGATGCGGGATACCCACAAATGAGAGGCTACTTAGGACCATATAAAGGTGAAAGATATCATCTTCCTGATTTTCGTAGGGGTGTTCAACCGATGGGTCATAAAGAGGTATTCAATCATGCACACTCTTCCCTGAGAAGTGTTATTGAACGCACTTTTGGAGTATGGAAAAAGAGATGGAGTATTTTACGCGACATGCCTAGTTATCCTTTTGCAAAACAAGTCAAAATAGTTATTGCAACCATGACACTTCATAACTATATAAGAAGACATGCCAAACGTGATTGTCATTTTGATGAAAGTGAAGATGACCTAAATGGTACTCAAGATgaagagattgagagagacgTTGATGCACAACAAGAAGATGGTCCTGTAACACAAGAAATGGAGGCATTGAGACATCATATAGCCGCAAGTTTAATGAGTTCATCTGGTTAG
- the LOC117617448 gene encoding L10-interacting MYB domain-containing protein-like: protein MSKKNSNFTTTENVASGSRKLSALWNAQTIAIFIDLCIKEVDLGNRPGTHFNKVGWARLVTNISKEIGRPYEKLQLKNKWDLLKKEWKLWKDLKGKETGLGWNVTKNTVDASEEWWQDKIKAEPKYARFQFEGISPEMEEKLDMMFLNVTATGKHSWAPSSGVLPIESDDDVNQLEVNSDWNESVPIETTQTTNNVPKKRTNQSLEIQDNNEKKGKGGGKIGGAAKLSLQIERLVEVVESRSIGTSMANIVSQGTSIAEVMKDVATLPGAERGSKLWWFATKLFCAQEKREMFVVMEDRDLKLQFLNHELAEDYNLIV, encoded by the exons ATGTCAAAGAAGAATAGTAACTTCACCACAACTGAAAATGTTGCAAGTGGATCCCGAAAATTGTCAGCATTGTGGAATGCTCAAACTATAGCCATCTTCATTGACCTTTGTATCAAGGAGGTGGATCTAGGCAATCGTCCCGGTACTCACTTTAATAAGGTTGGATGGGCAAGGTTGGTTACAAATATTAGTAAAGAGATAGGAAGACCGTATGAAAAAttacaattgaaaaacaagtGGGACTTACTAAAAAAAGAATGGAAATTATGGAAAGATCTAAAAGGGAAGGAAACTGGTCTTGGGTGGAATGTCACTAAGAATACCGTTGATGCATCTGAGGAATGGTGGCAAGATAAAATTAag GCAGAACCTAAATATGCAAGATTCCAATTTGAGGGTATTAGTCCTGAGATGGAGGAGAAGTTAGATATGATGTTTTTGAATGTCACAGCCACTGGTAAGCATTCTTGGGCACCTTCATCTGGTGTACTACCAATTGAAAGTGATGATGATGTCAACCAACTTGAAGTTAACAGTGATTGGAATGAGTCTGTGCCAATTGAAACCACTCAAACTACAAACAATGTGCCAAAAAAGAGAACTAATCAATCACTTGAAATTCAAGATAATAATGAGAAGAAAGGTAAAGGAGGGGGAAAAATAGGAGGTGCTGCAAAATTATCACTACAAATTGAACGTCTTGTTGAGGTGGTTGAGAGTAGGAGTATTGGAACATCAATGGCTAATATAGTTTCACAAGGAACTAGTATTGCTGAAGTGATGAAAGATGTTGCAACTTTACCTGGGGCAGAGCGTGGTAGCAAGTTGTGGTGGTTTGCAACTAAATTGTTTTGTGCtcaagagaagagagagatgtttGTTGTCATGGAAGATCGTGACCTCaagcttcaatttcttaatcATGAGTTAGCTGAAGACTATAATTTGATAGTTTAG
- the LOC117620220 gene encoding probable ADP-ribosylation factor GTPase-activating protein AGD11 translates to MEMSTQRDNSGPNKVSGSSSCLYDLLCSDAPNWRCPSDQRTQSGPQERLEILLHQSANRSCADCGSLDPKWVSLSFGVFICIKCSGVHRSLGVHVSKVVSVKLDEWTDEEVDILASMGGNVAVNKKYEACLPENVKKPKPDSSIEERFYFIRRKYELLDFLNPNEHTSCPFPPSHKKSPSSNSTNNSTQDKKQYEKQPTKHRIGQAFRNSWGRKDSEHKTAKKGNSMPMAGMVEFVGLVKVNVVRGTNLVVRDVMTSDPYVILALGHQSVKTRVIKNNLNPVWNESLMLSIPEHIPPLKVLVYDKDTFTTDDFMGEAEIDIQPLVSAAIAYEKSTINEPVQLGKWVASKENTLVKDGVINLVDGKVRQQITLRLQNVERGVLEIELECVPLNQ, encoded by the exons ATGGAGATGTCTACCCAGCGAGATAATTCTGGTCCCAACAAAGTTTCAG GATCAAGTTCTTGCCTATATGATCTCTTATGTTCAGACGCACCGAATTGGAGATGCCCAAGCGACCAACGAACACAATCTG GTCCACAAGAAAGGCTAGAGATTTTGTTGCATCAATCTGCCAATAGGTCCTGTGCAGATTGTGGATCTCTAGATCCAAAATGGGT ATCTTTAAGCTTTGGAgtatttatttgtataaaatgtTCTGGTGTACATAGAAGCCTGGGAGTGCATGTATCAAAG GTTGTATCAGTGAAGCTAGATGAATGGACAGATGAAGAAGTTGATATCTTGGCGAGTATGGGAGGAAACGTTGCtgtaaataagaaatatgaaGCTTGCTTGCCGGAAAATgtcaaaaaaccaaaaccagatTCTTCTATAGAGGAgcgcttttattttattag GAGAAAATATGAGCTGTTAGACTTTTTAAACCCCAATGAACATACGTCCTGTCCTTTTCCGCCTTCTCATAAGAAGTCACCTTCTAGCAATTCAACCAATAATTCTACCCAAGATAAGAAACAGTATGAAAAACAACCAACGAAACATCGTATTGGGCAGGCATTTCGTAACAGCTGGGGAAGAAAAGACTCTGAACATAAGACTGCGAAGAAGGGCAACTCAATGCCAATG GCAGGTATGGTTGAATTTGTTGGATTAGTTAAGGTGAATGTTGTTAGAGGAACCAACCTAGTTGTACGGGATGTGATGACAAGCGACCCCTACGTCATCCTGGCATTGGGTCACCAA TCAGTGAAGACACGTgttattaaaaacaacttAAATCCAGTATGGAATGAGAGCCTGATGCTGTCAATTCCTGAACACATTCCTCCTCTAAAAGTG CTGGTGTATGACAAAGATACATTCACAACTGATGATTTTATGGGTGAGGCTGAAATTGACATTCAACCTCTGGTGAGTGCTGCCATAGCCTATGAGAAGTCCACAATCAATGAGCCGGTGCAGCTTGGAAAGTGGGTAGCCAGCAAAGAAAATACACTGGTAAAAGACGGTGTCATCAACCTAGTAGATGGGAAAGTAAGACAGCAAATCACTCTCAGGCTGCAGAATGTTGAGAGGGGTGTACTGGAGATTGAGCTTGAATGTGTTCCTCTTAATCAATAG
- the LOC117620219 gene encoding subtilisin-like protease SBT4.5, with product MAKHGALLFSYAFSILVFATSLSCKAIDSEDRKTYIVYLGSLPHNEVFSPLSNQIGILERVVQKTSAANFLLTSYKRSFNGFAAKLTEQERERLAGMKEVVSVFPSRTFQLQTTRSWDFLGLNQTAKRNATVESNTIIGVIDSGISPDSESFNDEGFGPAPKKWKGVCKGGQNFTCNKKIIGARYYTDDGASDAIGHGTHTASTAAGNPVKDVSFYGLAQGTARGGVPSARIAAYKVCSVSGCPTEAILQGFDDAIADGVDIITISIGAESSAPFQQDPIAIGAFHAMEKGILTLQSAGNSGPEAGSVSSVAPWTLTVAASSTDRRIIDKIVLGNGKTIVGSSVNSFKLNGTSFPLVYGKDASSQCVDSDARQCVAGCLDVDLVKGKIVLCDQAGGNTEARQAGALGSILNTSKPDVAFVVPLPASGLGSQDYDVVKSYLKSTKRPRANILKSEAIKDDGAPVVASFSSRGPNQIVPEIIKPDISAPGIDILAAYSTLAPITGSTQDKRRVKYSILSGTSMSCPHVAGVAAYIKTFHPDWSPAAIKSSIMTTAWPVNDTKTSPAEFAYGSGHINPLKAINPGLVFEASKEDYIKFLCSVLDEGSVRLISGDSSSCPAGSAKVSPKDLNYPSLAANVNSSTSFTINFHRTVKNVGLPNSTYKANILSSSKVAIKVVPHVLSFKSLNEEKTFDVTVVGRGIPEGSHVSASLVWTDGTHSVRTPILVAA from the coding sequence ATGGCTAAGCATGGAGCTCTCCTGTTTTCTTATGCTTTCTCCATTCTCGTTTTCGCTACGAGCTTATCGTGCAAAGCCATTGATTCGGAAGATAGAAAGACATATATTGTGTACCTGGGGTCACTTCCTCATAATGAGGTGTTCTCCCCATTGTCTAACCAAATTGGTATACTAGAAAGAGTCGTACAAAAAACTTCTGCCGCAAATTTCTTGCTCACAAGCTACAAAAGGAGCTTCAATGGATTTGCTGCCAAGCTCACTGAGCAAGAAAGAGAAAGGCTTGCTGGCATGAAGGAAGTTGTCTCTGTCTTTCCAAGCAGAACATTCCAACTTCAAACAACAAGATCTTGGGACTTTCTTGGTCTCAATCAGACAGCCAAACGAAACGCTACTGTCGAGAGTAATACTATTATTGGTGTGATTGATAGTGGAATCTCGCCTGACTCAGAGAGCTTTAATGATGAAGGTTTTGGTCCAGCTCCCAAGAAGTGGAAAGGTGTTTGTAAAGGTGGCCAAAATTTCACTTGCAACAAGAAGATCATTGGAGCTCGGTATTACACTGATGATGGCGCAAGTGATGCTATTGGTCATGGAACTCACACTGCCTCAACCGCTGCAGGAAACCCTGTAAAGGATGTGAGCTTTTATGGACTAGCACAAGGTACAGCAAGAGGTGGAGTCCCCTCAGCGAGAATTGCTGCATATAAAGTCTGCAGTGTTTCAGGTTGCCCTACAGAGGCGATATTGCAAGGTTTTGATGATGCTATTGCCGATGGAGTTGACATCATTACAATTTCAATTGGAGCCGAAAGTTCAGCTCCTTTCCAGCAGGATCCTATAGCAATCGGTGCTTTTCATGCAATGGAGAAAGGGATACTAACCTTACAATCTGCAGGCAACAGTGGTCCTGAAGCAGGCAGCGTATCAAGTGTGGCACCATGGACGCTCACGGTTGCAGCGAGTAGCACAGATCGTCGAATCATTGACAAGATTGTTCTTGGAAATGGAAAGACAATTGTTGGGAGTTCAGTAAACTCTTTCAAGTTAAATGGAACAAGTTTTCCGTTGGTATATGGAAAAGATGCTTCAAGTCAATGCGTTGACTCCGATGCAAGGCAATGTGTAGCCGGTTGCCTAGACGTCGATTTAGTTAAGGGAAAGATTGTGCTATGTGATCAGGCTGGTGGCAATACTGAGGCTCGTCAAGCTGGTGCACTAGGTTCAATTTTGAACACTTCCAAACCTGATGTTGCTTTTGTTGTCCCACTACCTGCATCTGGTTTAGGCAGCCAAGACTATGATGTGGTCAAGTCCTACCTCAAATCCACCAAACGTCCTCGAGCCAACATACTAAAAAGTGAAGCCATAAAAGATGATGGTGCACCTGTTGttgcttccttctcttcacGCGGACCTAATCAAATTGTACCTGAAATTATTAAGCCCGATATAAGTGCCCCAGGGATAGATATTTTGGCTGCGTATTCGACTCTTGCTCCTATCACAGGTAGCACTCAAGACAAAAGGCGTGTAAAATACAGTATACTATCTGGAACCTCCATGTCTTGCCCGCATGTTGCTGGTGTAGCTGCATATATTAAGACATTCCACCCTGACTGGTCTCCAGCAGCCATCAAATCATCCATCATGACTACTGCTTGGCCCGTGAATGATACCAAAACTTCCCCTGCTGAATTTGCTTATGGATCTGGACATATCAATCCTCTAAAGGCTATTAACCCCGGCCTTGTGTTTGAAGCTTCTAAAGAGGATTACATTAAGTTTCTCTGCTCGGTCTTGGATGAGGGGAGCGTTAGACTTATATCCGGAGATAGCAGCTCTTGCCCTGCAGGGTCCGCCAAAGTATCGCCAAAGGATCTCAATTACCCTTCACTGGCAGCCAATGTTAATTCAAGCACTTCATTTACGATCAATTTTCATAGAACAGTTAAAAATGTTGGCCTTCCAAACTCCACTTACAAGGCAAATATCCTCTCAAGTTCAAAAGTTGCCATCAAAGTTGTGCCTCATGTTCTTTCCTTCAAGTCCTTGAATGAGGAGAAGACCTTCGATGTGACCGTGGTTGGAAGAGGCATACCGGAAGGATCACATGTATCTGCGTCGCTGGTCTGGACGGATGGTACTCATAGCGTTAGAACTCCAATTCTTGTAGCAGCGTAG